One stretch of Nocardioides perillae DNA includes these proteins:
- the gltB gene encoding glutamate synthase large subunit — MTLHSAFPPPQGLYDSAHEHDACGVAFVATLTGEASHDIVRKGVKALLNLDHRGAAGAEPNSGDGAGILIQVPDAFLREVVGFELPPAGAYAVGTAFLPGEADHVADTQRRIEEIAAEEGLEVLGWRDVPVEPAPLGRTALGVMPTFRQVVVAGAGARVTGLGLERLAFVLRKRAERETDVYFPSLSSRTLVYKGMLTPEQLDVVFPDLTDERVTSAMAVVHSRFSTNTFPSWPLSHPFRYIAHNGEINTVMGNRNWMRAREALLASDLIPGDLERLFPICTPGASDSASFDEVLELLHMGGRSLPHAVLMMIPEAWENHAEMDAARRAFYEFHSTVMEPWDGPACVVFTDGSQIGAVLDRNGLRPSRYWVTDDGLVVLASEVGVLDIDPATVVRKGRLQPGKMFLVDTDEHRIVEDEEIKAELAAEHPYDEWLHAGLIHLDDVPQREHVVHTHASVTRRQQVFGYTEEQLRVLLTPMANTGAEPIGSMGTDTPIAALSDKPRLLFDYFSQLFAQVTNPPLDAIREELVTSLNGSIGPESNLLEPQPASCRQVVLPFPVIDNDDLAKIRHINRDGDMPGFITHVARGLYEVEGGGEAMARRLDEICAEVSQAIADGARIIVLSDRHSTAELAPIPSLLLTGAVHHHLVREKTRTQVGLLVEAGDVREVHHVALLVGYGAAAVNPYLAMESVEDLAREGYYVTTEPEQAVANLVKALGKGVLKVMSKMGVSTVASYTGAQIFEAVGLAQSVVDRYFTGTTSKLGGVELDTIAEEVARRHAAAYPRSGVRDPHRELEIGGEYQWRREGEPHLFDPETVFRLQHSTRAGRYDVFKQYTQRVDEQSERLMTLRGLFRFKDAETAGRAPVPIEEVEPVSEIVKRFQTGAMSYGSISQEAHETLAVAMNRLGGKSNTGEGGEDSERLYDPERRSSIKQVASGRFGVTSEYLTNADDIQIKMAQGAKPGEGGQLPGHKVYPWVAKTRHSTPGVGLISPPPHHDIYSIEDLAQLIHDLKNANPSARVHVKLVAEVGVGTVAAGVSKAHADVVLVSGHDGGTGASPLTSLKHAGGPWELGLAETQQTLLLNGLRDRIVVQTDGQLKTGRDVVIAALLGAEEYGFATAPLVVSGCIMMRVCHLDTCPVGVATQNPTLRERYTGKAEHVVNFFEFVAQEVRELLAELGFRTLDEAIGRVDALDVARAVEHWKASGLDLTPVLHQPALPEGAALRNTTTQDHGLDKALDNELIALAAPALERGEPVRAQLQIRNVNRTVGTMLGHEVTKRYRAEGLPEGTVDLTFTGSAGQSFGAFLPRGITLRLEGDANDYVGKGLSGGRVVVRPDRAAGFRAEEQVIAGNTIAYGATSGQVFLRGAVGERFAVRNSGASLVTEGVGDHACEYMTGGRVVVLGPTGRNIAAGMSGGVAWVLDLDEGRVNRELVELRPVVDDAAAELESLVRQHQEETGSTVAEELLADWPAALARFTEIMPTDYRKVLEAKAQAEQAGLDEDQTAHAMMEALHG, encoded by the coding sequence GTGACGCTCCACTCCGCATTCCCGCCGCCGCAAGGGCTCTACGACTCGGCGCACGAGCACGACGCGTGCGGTGTGGCCTTCGTGGCGACCCTGACCGGCGAGGCCAGCCACGACATCGTGCGCAAGGGCGTGAAGGCCCTGCTCAACCTCGACCACCGCGGCGCCGCCGGCGCCGAGCCCAACTCCGGTGACGGCGCGGGCATCCTGATCCAGGTGCCCGACGCCTTCCTGCGCGAGGTCGTCGGCTTCGAGCTGCCCCCGGCCGGGGCCTACGCGGTCGGCACCGCCTTCCTGCCCGGCGAGGCCGACCACGTCGCCGACACCCAGCGCCGCATCGAGGAGATCGCCGCGGAGGAGGGCCTCGAGGTCCTCGGCTGGCGCGACGTGCCCGTCGAGCCGGCCCCGCTCGGGCGGACCGCCCTCGGCGTCATGCCGACCTTCCGCCAGGTCGTCGTCGCCGGCGCCGGCGCGCGGGTCACCGGCCTGGGCCTCGAGCGGCTCGCCTTCGTCCTGCGCAAGCGCGCGGAGCGCGAGACCGACGTCTACTTCCCGTCGCTGTCCTCGCGCACCCTGGTCTACAAGGGGATGCTGACCCCCGAGCAGCTCGACGTGGTCTTCCCCGACCTCACCGACGAGCGGGTGACCTCGGCGATGGCCGTCGTGCACAGCCGCTTCTCGACCAACACCTTCCCGAGCTGGCCGCTGTCGCACCCGTTCCGCTACATCGCCCACAACGGCGAGATCAACACCGTGATGGGCAACCGCAACTGGATGCGGGCCCGCGAGGCGCTGCTGGCCTCCGACCTCATCCCGGGCGACCTCGAGCGGCTCTTCCCGATCTGCACGCCGGGCGCCTCCGACTCGGCGTCCTTCGACGAGGTCCTCGAGCTGCTGCACATGGGCGGGCGCTCGCTGCCCCACGCGGTGCTGATGATGATCCCGGAGGCGTGGGAGAACCACGCCGAGATGGACGCCGCGCGCCGCGCCTTCTACGAGTTCCACTCCACCGTGATGGAGCCCTGGGACGGGCCGGCCTGCGTGGTCTTCACCGACGGCTCGCAGATCGGCGCGGTCCTCGACCGCAACGGCCTGCGCCCCTCCCGCTACTGGGTCACCGACGACGGCCTCGTCGTGCTCGCCTCCGAGGTCGGGGTGCTCGACATCGACCCGGCGACCGTCGTGCGCAAGGGCCGGCTGCAGCCGGGCAAGATGTTCCTGGTCGACACCGACGAGCACCGCATCGTCGAGGACGAGGAGATCAAGGCCGAGCTCGCCGCCGAGCACCCCTACGACGAGTGGCTGCACGCCGGGCTGATCCACCTCGACGACGTGCCGCAGCGCGAGCACGTCGTGCACACCCACGCCTCGGTCACCCGCCGTCAGCAGGTCTTCGGCTACACCGAGGAGCAGCTGCGCGTGCTGCTCACCCCGATGGCCAACACCGGCGCCGAGCCCATCGGCTCGATGGGCACCGACACCCCCATCGCGGCGCTGTCGGACAAGCCGCGACTGCTCTTCGACTACTTCAGCCAGCTCTTCGCGCAGGTGACCAACCCGCCGCTCGACGCCATCCGCGAGGAGCTCGTCACCTCGCTCAACGGCTCGATCGGACCCGAGTCCAACCTGCTCGAGCCGCAGCCGGCCTCGTGCCGGCAGGTCGTCCTGCCCTTCCCGGTCATCGACAACGACGACCTCGCCAAGATCCGCCACATCAACCGCGACGGCGACATGCCGGGCTTCATCACCCACGTCGCCCGCGGCCTCTACGAGGTCGAGGGCGGCGGCGAGGCGATGGCGCGCCGCCTCGACGAGATCTGCGCCGAGGTGTCGCAGGCGATCGCCGACGGCGCGCGCATCATCGTGCTCTCCGACCGCCACTCCACCGCCGAGCTCGCGCCCATCCCGTCGCTGCTGCTCACCGGTGCGGTCCACCACCACCTGGTGCGCGAGAAGACCCGCACCCAGGTCGGGCTGCTGGTCGAGGCCGGCGACGTCCGCGAGGTGCACCACGTCGCGCTGCTGGTCGGCTACGGCGCGGCCGCGGTCAACCCCTACCTGGCGATGGAGTCGGTCGAGGACCTCGCCCGCGAGGGCTACTACGTCACCACCGAGCCCGAGCAGGCGGTCGCGAACCTGGTCAAGGCGCTCGGCAAGGGCGTGCTCAAGGTGATGTCCAAGATGGGCGTCTCGACCGTCGCGTCCTACACCGGGGCGCAGATCTTCGAGGCCGTCGGCCTGGCGCAGTCGGTGGTCGACCGCTACTTCACCGGCACCACCTCCAAGCTCGGCGGCGTCGAGCTCGACACCATCGCCGAGGAGGTCGCGCGCCGCCACGCTGCGGCGTACCCCCGCTCGGGCGTGCGCGACCCGCACCGCGAGCTGGAGATCGGCGGGGAGTACCAGTGGCGCCGCGAGGGCGAGCCGCACCTGTTCGACCCCGAGACCGTCTTCCGCCTGCAGCACTCCACGCGCGCGGGCCGCTACGACGTGTTCAAGCAGTACACCCAGCGCGTCGACGAGCAGTCCGAGCGGCTGATGACGCTGCGCGGGCTCTTCCGCTTCAAGGACGCCGAGACGGCGGGCCGGGCGCCGGTGCCGATCGAGGAGGTCGAGCCGGTCTCGGAGATCGTCAAGCGCTTCCAGACCGGCGCGATGTCCTACGGCTCGATCAGCCAGGAGGCCCACGAGACCCTCGCGGTCGCGATGAACCGCCTCGGCGGCAAGTCCAACACCGGCGAGGGCGGCGAGGACTCCGAGCGGCTCTACGACCCCGAGCGCCGCAGCTCGATCAAGCAGGTCGCGAGCGGGCGCTTCGGCGTCACCTCGGAGTACCTCACGAACGCCGACGACATCCAGATCAAGATGGCGCAGGGCGCGAAGCCCGGCGAGGGCGGCCAGCTGCCCGGCCACAAGGTCTACCCGTGGGTGGCCAAGACCCGGCACTCGACGCCGGGCGTGGGGCTCATCAGCCCGCCGCCGCACCACGACATCTACTCCATCGAGGACCTCGCCCAGCTCATCCACGACCTGAAGAACGCCAACCCGTCGGCCCGCGTCCACGTCAAGCTCGTGGCCGAGGTCGGGGTCGGCACGGTCGCGGCGGGCGTCTCGAAGGCGCACGCCGACGTCGTGCTGGTCTCCGGCCACGACGGCGGCACCGGCGCCTCGCCGCTCACCTCGCTCAAGCACGCCGGCGGCCCCTGGGAGCTCGGCCTCGCCGAGACCCAGCAGACGCTGCTGCTCAACGGCCTGCGCGACCGCATCGTCGTGCAGACCGACGGTCAGCTGAAGACCGGCCGCGACGTCGTCATCGCGGCGCTGCTCGGCGCCGAGGAGTACGGCTTCGCGACGGCACCGCTCGTGGTCTCCGGCTGCATCATGATGCGGGTCTGCCACCTCGACACCTGCCCCGTGGGCGTCGCGACGCAGAACCCCACGCTGCGCGAGCGCTACACGGGCAAGGCCGAGCACGTCGTGAACTTCTTCGAGTTCGTGGCCCAGGAGGTGCGCGAGCTGCTCGCCGAGCTGGGCTTCCGCACGCTCGACGAGGCGATCGGCCGCGTCGACGCCCTCGACGTCGCCCGCGCCGTCGAGCACTGGAAGGCCTCCGGCCTCGACCTCACCCCGGTGCTGCACCAGCCTGCGCTGCCCGAGGGCGCCGCGCTGCGCAACACCACGACGCAGGACCACGGCCTCGACAAGGCGCTCGACAACGAGTTGATCGCCCTGGCCGCCCCGGCCCTCGAGCGCGGCGAGCCGGTGCGCGCCCAGCTGCAGATCCGCAACGTCAACCGCACCGTCGGCACGATGCTGGGCCACGAGGTGACCAAGCGCTACCGCGCCGAGGGCCTGCCCGAGGGCACGGTCGACCTGACCTTCACCGGCTCGGCCGGCCAGTCCTTCGGCGCGTTCCTGCCGCGCGGCATCACGCTGCGCCTCGAGGGCGACGCCAACGACTACGTCGGCAAGGGGCTCTCGGGCGGTCGGGTGGTCGTCCGCCCCGACCGCGCCGCGGGCTTCCGCGCCGAGGAGCAGGTGATCGCCGGCAACACCATCGCGTACGGCGCCACGTCGGGGCAGGTCTTCCTGCGCGGCGCCGTGGGCGAGCGGTTCGCCGTGCGCAACTCGGGTGCCTCCCTGGTCACCGAGGGCGTCGGCGACCACGCCTGCGAGTACATGACGGGCGGCCGCGTGGTCGTGCTCGGCCCGACCGGGCGCAACATCGCCGCCGGCATGTCCGGCGGCGTGGCCTGGGTGCTCGACCTCGACGAGGGTCGCGTCAACCGCGAGCTCGTCGAGCTGCGCCCCGTCGTCGACGACGCGGCCGCGGAGCTCGAGTCCCTGGTGCGCCAGCACCAGGAGGAGACGGGCTCGACGGTGGCCGAGGAGCTGCTGGCCGACTGGCCCGCCGCGCTGGCCCGCTTCACCGAGATCATGCCGACCGACTACCGCAAGGTGCTCGAGGCGAAGGCCCAGGCCGAGCAGGCCGGCCTCGACGAGGACCAGACGGCCCACGCGATGATGGAGGCACTCCATGGATGA
- a CDS encoding VIT1/CCC1 transporter family protein has protein sequence MTTTEAPRIDHEHPDVTGGWLRPAVFGAMDGLVSNAALIAGVAGGTRGAADSSAVVLAGLAGLAAGAFSMAAGEYASVASQSEAAEREIAVERREIERNGPAEESELAAMYVAKGLSPELAAEVAREIHRDVDNAVAVHAQEELGVDPDDLASPAVAAGSSFAAFAVGAAVPVLPYVLGLDSLLLAVVLTLVALFACGAVVSRVTSRSWWYGGGRQALLGGLAFAATYAVGTAVGTAV, from the coding sequence GTGACCACCACCGAGGCCCCGCGGATCGACCACGAGCACCCCGACGTCACGGGCGGGTGGCTGCGCCCGGCCGTCTTCGGCGCCATGGACGGCCTGGTCTCCAACGCCGCCCTGATCGCCGGCGTCGCCGGCGGCACGCGCGGTGCCGCCGACTCCTCGGCCGTCGTCCTCGCCGGCCTGGCGGGCCTCGCAGCGGGCGCGTTCTCGATGGCCGCGGGGGAGTACGCCTCGGTCGCCAGCCAGTCCGAGGCCGCCGAGCGCGAGATCGCGGTCGAGCGCCGCGAGATCGAGCGCAACGGCCCGGCGGAGGAGTCCGAGCTGGCCGCGATGTACGTCGCCAAGGGCCTCTCACCCGAGCTCGCCGCCGAGGTCGCCCGCGAGATCCACCGCGACGTCGACAACGCGGTGGCCGTGCACGCCCAGGAGGAGCTCGGCGTCGACCCCGACGACCTCGCCTCGCCCGCGGTCGCCGCGGGCTCCTCCTTCGCGGCCTTCGCGGTGGGTGCGGCGGTGCCGGTGCTGCCCTACGTGCTCGGCCTCGACAGCCTGCTGCTCGCCGTGGTCCTCACGCTCGTCGCCCTGTTCGCGTGCGGCGCCGTGGTCTCGCGGGTCACGAGCCGCTCGTGGTGGTACGGCGGGGGACGCCAGGCGCTCCTGGGCGGGCTCGCCTTCGCCGCGACGTACGCGGTGGGCACCGCTGTCGGCACCGCGGTCTAA
- the lgt gene encoding prolipoprotein diacylglyceryl transferase, giving the protein MSGLLVAGLDLAQSAVLDLAQSAALLPASIPSPSQGTWELGPVPLRGYAFSIILGVVLTIWIADRRWVARGGTSGEIGDLAVLAVPLGLVGGRLYHVLTDWQLYFGEGQDPVTALYVWRGGLGIWGAIAVGALATAWGARRRGIKVLPLLDALAPAVLVGQAVGRWGNWFNQELFGRPTDLPWGLEIDPAYRPSAYLDETTFHPTFLYECLWSLAAFAVVVWLDRRLRLGHGRVAALYVMAYTLGRGWIETLRIDDVQMDDVLGLRLNVWTSVLLFCAAAAWFVLAGRRSGAGGGREEEVYLPGRAPLRDDEQLQDEPGR; this is encoded by the coding sequence GTGAGCGGGCTGCTGGTCGCGGGGCTCGACCTCGCGCAGAGCGCGGTGCTGGACCTCGCGCAGAGCGCGGCGCTGCTGCCCGCGAGCATCCCGAGCCCCTCGCAGGGCACGTGGGAGCTCGGGCCGGTGCCGCTGCGGGGCTACGCCTTCTCGATCATCCTCGGCGTCGTCCTCACGATCTGGATCGCCGACCGCCGCTGGGTGGCCCGCGGCGGCACCAGCGGCGAGATCGGCGACCTCGCGGTGCTCGCGGTGCCGCTCGGCCTCGTCGGCGGCCGGCTCTACCACGTGCTCACCGACTGGCAGCTCTACTTCGGCGAGGGCCAGGACCCCGTCACCGCGCTCTACGTGTGGCGCGGCGGGCTCGGCATCTGGGGCGCCATCGCCGTCGGTGCCCTGGCCACCGCCTGGGGCGCGCGACGCCGCGGCATCAAGGTGCTGCCGCTGCTCGACGCCCTCGCGCCGGCGGTGCTGGTGGGCCAGGCCGTCGGGCGCTGGGGCAACTGGTTCAACCAGGAGCTCTTCGGTCGGCCCACCGACCTGCCGTGGGGCCTCGAGATCGACCCGGCCTACCGGCCGTCGGCCTACCTCGACGAGACCACCTTCCACCCGACGTTCCTCTACGAGTGCCTGTGGTCGCTCGCCGCCTTCGCGGTCGTGGTGTGGCTCGACCGGCGCCTGCGCCTGGGGCACGGCCGCGTCGCGGCGCTCTACGTCATGGCCTACACCCTGGGCCGCGGCTGGATCGAGACGCTGCGCATCGACGACGTGCAGATGGACGACGTGCTGGGCCTGCGGCTCAACGTGTGGACCTCCGTCCTGCTCTTCTGCGCGGCGGCCGCCTGGTTCGTGCTCGCGGGCCGTCGCAGCGGGGCCGGGGGCGGCCGCGAGGAGGAGGTCTACCTCCCCGGCCGTGCGCCGCTCCGCGACGACGAGCAGCTGCAGGACGAGCCGGGCAGGTGA
- a CDS encoding SCO family protein has protein sequence MRESRPRRTHARALVAALAAAVLATGCAAGAEEAPAALTGAVHAPYAVPATSLVDTAGEPWSFAEDATADLTLVFFGYTRCPDVCPAVMSTVAAALNRLDEADRERVEVVFVTTDPARDTGPVLRDYLDRFDPSATGLTGELDEVVATGEPLAVYVSDGQRLPSGGYDLETHSTHVTGVLPDGTSPILWTQDVSAADLAADVQALLGDDAEALLEDGLAS, from the coding sequence GTGCGTGAGAGCCGTCCGCGTCGCACCCACGCGCGTGCCCTGGTCGCCGCGCTGGCCGCGGCCGTGCTCGCGACCGGCTGCGCCGCCGGTGCCGAGGAGGCCCCGGCCGCGCTCACCGGCGCCGTCCACGCGCCGTACGCCGTGCCCGCGACGTCGCTCGTCGACACCGCGGGCGAGCCGTGGTCCTTCGCCGAGGACGCCACGGCCGACCTCACGCTGGTCTTCTTCGGCTACACGCGGTGCCCCGACGTCTGTCCGGCGGTGATGTCGACGGTCGCCGCGGCCCTCAACCGGCTCGACGAGGCCGACCGCGAGCGCGTCGAGGTGGTCTTCGTCACCACCGACCCCGCGCGCGACACCGGCCCGGTGCTGCGCGACTACCTCGACCGCTTCGACCCGTCGGCCACCGGCCTGACCGGCGAGCTCGACGAGGTGGTCGCCACCGGTGAGCCGCTCGCCGTCTACGTCAGCGACGGCCAGCGACTGCCCAGCGGGGGCTACGACCTCGAGACCCACTCGACCCACGTCACCGGGGTCCTGCCCGACGGCACCTCGCCGATCCTGTGGACGCAGGACGTCTCCGCGGCCGACCTCGCCGCCGACGTGCAGGCGCTGCTCGGCGACGACGCCGAGGCGCTGCTCGAGGACGGGCTGGCCTCGTGA
- the trpA gene encoding tryptophan synthase subunit alpha → MTGSATGSAAAFARARAEGRAALVGYLPAGFPDVAGSVEALRTMVDAGCDVLEIGLPYSDPVMDGPTIQAAAQQALEGGTRTRDVLRVVEAAAETGTPTLVMTYWNPVERYGVERFAADLASAGGAGLITPDLTPDSAPEWIAAADDHGLDKVFLVSPSSTDARVAMTTAACRGFVYATAVMGVTGARATTSDLAAPLVARTHATTDLPVGVGLGVSTGDQAAEVGSFADGVIVGSAFVRALQDHPDDLPAGLAALRTLTEDLAGGVRRAVRTPQEPARA, encoded by the coding sequence GTGACCGGGTCGGCGACCGGGTCGGCGGCCGCCTTCGCTCGCGCCCGGGCCGAGGGCCGCGCGGCGCTGGTGGGCTACCTGCCCGCCGGCTTCCCCGACGTGGCGGGCTCGGTCGAGGCGCTGCGCACCATGGTCGACGCGGGCTGCGACGTGCTCGAGATCGGCCTGCCCTACAGCGACCCGGTGATGGACGGCCCCACCATCCAGGCCGCCGCCCAGCAGGCGCTCGAGGGCGGCACCCGCACCCGCGACGTGCTGCGCGTCGTCGAGGCGGCTGCGGAGACCGGCACGCCCACCCTCGTCATGACCTACTGGAACCCCGTCGAGCGCTACGGCGTCGAGCGCTTCGCCGCCGACCTGGCCTCCGCCGGCGGGGCCGGGCTGATCACGCCCGACCTGACGCCCGACAGCGCGCCGGAGTGGATCGCGGCCGCCGACGACCACGGGCTGGACAAGGTCTTCCTGGTCTCGCCCTCCTCGACCGACGCCCGCGTCGCCATGACGACCGCCGCCTGCCGCGGCTTCGTCTACGCCACCGCGGTCATGGGCGTCACCGGCGCCCGGGCCACCACCAGCGACCTCGCAGCACCGCTGGTCGCGCGCACCCACGCCACGACCGACCTGCCCGTCGGCGTCGGGCTCGGGGTGAGCACGGGCGACCAGGCCGCTGAGGTCGGCTCGTTCGCCGACGGCGTCATCGTGGGCTCGGCCTTCGTCCGGGCCCTGCAGGACCACCCCGACGACCTGCCCGCCGGGCTGGCCGCGCTGCGCACCCTCACCGAGGACCTCGCCGGAGGCGTGCGGCGCGCGGTCCGGACCCCCCAGGAGCCGGCCCGTGCGTGA
- the trpB gene encoding tryptophan synthase subunit beta — MTQVAPGPAGPTAPAARGRFDADERGYFGDPALGWGGRFMPEALVAALDELTDAWHDAMADPGFVAEFEAVLRDYAGLPSPLYHAERLSRQVGARILLKREDLNHTGAHKIRNVLGQALLTKRMGKTRVIAETGAGQHGVASATAAAYFGLDCTVYMGAVDTRRQALNVARMHLLGAKVVAVESGSATLKDAINEALRDWVASVDHTAYLFGTAAGPHPFPSMVRDFTRGIGDEARAQCLEQYGVLPDAVAACVGGGSNAIGLFAAFLDDEDVEVWGFEAGGDGVDTPRHAATIVGGSSGVLHGARTFVLQDDDGQTRESHSISAGLDYPGVGPQHAHLAATGRATYEPVTDAEAMEAMALLSRTEGIIPAIETAHAVAGAIRVATRLAAEKGPDATVLISLSGRGDKDMGTAIEWFGLGQPDAAEGRP, encoded by the coding sequence ATGACCCAGGTCGCACCCGGACCCGCAGGCCCGACCGCACCCGCGGCCCGAGGCCGCTTCGACGCCGACGAGCGCGGCTACTTCGGCGACCCGGCCCTCGGCTGGGGCGGCCGCTTCATGCCCGAGGCCCTGGTCGCCGCGCTCGACGAGCTCACCGACGCCTGGCACGACGCGATGGCAGACCCGGGTTTCGTCGCCGAGTTCGAGGCCGTGCTGCGCGACTACGCCGGCCTGCCGAGCCCGCTCTACCACGCCGAGCGCCTCAGCCGGCAGGTCGGCGCCCGCATCCTGCTCAAGCGCGAGGACCTCAACCACACCGGCGCCCACAAGATCCGCAACGTGCTCGGTCAGGCGCTGCTGACCAAGCGGATGGGCAAGACGCGCGTGATCGCCGAGACCGGCGCCGGGCAGCACGGCGTCGCGAGCGCGACCGCCGCGGCCTACTTCGGGCTCGACTGCACCGTCTACATGGGCGCGGTCGACACCCGCCGCCAGGCCCTCAACGTCGCGCGCATGCACCTGCTCGGGGCGAAGGTCGTCGCGGTGGAGTCCGGCAGCGCCACGCTCAAGGACGCGATCAACGAGGCGCTGCGCGACTGGGTCGCCAGCGTCGACCACACGGCGTACCTCTTCGGGACCGCGGCGGGCCCGCACCCCTTCCCCAGCATGGTGCGCGACTTCACCCGCGGCATCGGCGACGAGGCGCGCGCACAGTGCCTCGAGCAGTACGGCGTGCTGCCGGACGCCGTCGCGGCCTGCGTGGGCGGCGGGTCCAACGCGATCGGCCTGTTCGCGGCGTTCCTGGACGACGAGGACGTGGAGGTGTGGGGCTTCGAGGCCGGCGGCGACGGGGTGGACACCCCGCGGCACGCCGCGACCATCGTCGGGGGCAGCTCGGGCGTGCTGCACGGCGCCCGCACCTTCGTGCTGCAGGACGACGACGGCCAGACCCGCGAGTCCCACTCGATCTCGGCCGGGCTCGACTACCCCGGCGTCGGGCCCCAGCACGCCCACCTCGCCGCCACGGGCCGCGCCACCTACGAGCCGGTGACCGACGCCGAGGCGATGGAGGCGATGGCGCTGCTGAGCCGCACGGAGGGGATCATCCCGGCGATCGAGACCGCGCACGCCGTGGCCGGCGCGATCCGCGTGGCGACCCGCCTCGCGGCGGAGAAGGGCCCCGACGCGACGGTGCTGATCAGCCTGAGCGGTCGCGGTGACAAGGACATGGGCACCGCCATCGAGTGGTTCGGCCTCGGCCAGCCCGACGCGGCGGAGGGCCGGCCGTGA
- the trpC gene encoding indole-3-glycerol phosphate synthase TrpC — translation MSVPSVLDDIVAGVREDLAAREARTPLRELRAALADADAVRDPLPHLRASTTSVIAEVKRRSPSKGHLADIPDPTTLAAAYAAGGAAAISVLTEQRRFGGSLDDLRAVRAAVDVPLLRKDFVVADYQVVEARAAGADLVLLIVAALDDASLRRLHDLVGELGMTALVEVHDEAETERAVALGAELVGVNARNLKTLDVDAGTFGRLAPLVPADRVLVAESGVTGPDDVARFAAEGARAVLVGEALVRDGDPAAAVRAMTGLPVRTPSPTAGGTLA, via the coding sequence ATGTCCGTGCCCTCGGTGCTCGACGACATCGTCGCGGGCGTGCGGGAGGACCTCGCCGCCCGCGAGGCGCGCACGCCGCTGCGCGAGCTGAGGGCGGCCCTCGCCGACGCCGACGCGGTGCGCGACCCGCTGCCGCACCTGCGCGCCTCCACCACCTCGGTCATCGCCGAGGTGAAGCGCCGCAGCCCCAGCAAGGGCCACCTCGCCGACATCCCCGACCCGACGACGCTCGCCGCGGCCTACGCCGCCGGCGGGGCCGCCGCGATCAGCGTGCTCACCGAGCAGCGCCGCTTCGGCGGCAGCCTCGACGACCTGCGGGCCGTGCGCGCCGCGGTCGACGTGCCGCTGCTGCGCAAGGACTTCGTGGTCGCCGACTACCAGGTCGTCGAGGCCCGCGCTGCCGGCGCCGACCTGGTGCTGCTGATCGTGGCGGCGCTCGACGACGCCTCGCTGCGCCGGCTGCACGACCTCGTCGGCGAGCTCGGCATGACCGCGCTGGTGGAGGTGCACGACGAGGCCGAGACCGAGCGGGCGGTCGCCCTGGGCGCCGAGCTGGTCGGGGTCAACGCCCGCAACCTCAAGACGCTCGACGTCGACGCGGGCACCTTCGGCCGCCTCGCCCCGCTGGTGCCCGCCGACCGGGTCCTGGTCGCCGAGTCCGGCGTCACCGGCCCCGACGACGTCGCCCGCTTCGCCGCCGAGGGCGCCCGCGCGGTGCTCGTCGGAGAGGCGCTGGTCCGCGACGGCGACCCCGCCGCGGCCGTGCGCGCCATGACCGGCCTCCCGGTCCGCACCCCGAGCCCCACCGCAGGAGGGACCCTCGCATGA
- a CDS encoding HGxxPAAW family protein has translation MSADSHGNTPAAWTAVAVALAGFLVGSIGLMFDPVKMPVFWVGVALGVGSLVVFAVMVKLGLHGGSSANSAAGARSGDH, from the coding sequence ATGTCTGCTGACAGCCACGGCAACACCCCCGCAGCCTGGACCGCCGTCGCGGTGGCCCTCGCCGGCTTCCTGGTGGGCAGCATCGGCCTGATGTTCGACCCGGTGAAGATGCCGGTCTTCTGGGTCGGCGTGGCGCTCGGCGTGGGATCCCTGGTCGTCTTCGCGGTGATGGTCAAGCTGGGCCTGCACGGTGGCTCGAGCGCCAACTCCGCCGCGGGCGCCCGCTCCGGCGACCACTGA
- a CDS encoding Trp biosynthesis-associated membrane protein, with product MSTSRRRTFGRTTLLGLGAAALAAVATARPAVEVGGVDGTDGALVRPPATDLPLPQALSLVVLAAWGAMLVLRGRVRRAVLALGLLAALGAAVALGAGLPGLTARVREPYVAAGAGSPDVSVTGWYAAAWVATLLSVALLAAAVAWVPHWPEMGARYDAPSGAPGAAPAPAAAAPAAPHGGDAQHGQDGQDGQDGVAGADGAGGVDGAVDGDAQRALWRAIDEGRDPTADPAP from the coding sequence GTGAGCACGTCGCGGCGCCGCACCTTCGGGCGCACCACCCTCCTCGGCCTCGGCGCCGCCGCGCTCGCCGCCGTCGCCACTGCCCGCCCGGCGGTCGAGGTCGGCGGCGTCGACGGCACCGACGGGGCGCTCGTGCGGCCCCCCGCCACCGACCTGCCGCTCCCGCAGGCGCTGTCCCTCGTCGTCCTCGCCGCCTGGGGGGCGATGCTCGTGCTGCGCGGCCGGGTGCGCCGCGCCGTCCTGGCGCTGGGGCTCCTGGCGGCGCTGGGCGCGGCGGTGGCGCTCGGCGCCGGCCTGCCCGGCCTGACCGCGCGCGTGCGCGAGCCCTACGTCGCGGCCGGCGCCGGCTCGCCCGACGTCTCCGTCACCGGGTGGTACGCCGCGGCGTGGGTCGCCACCCTGCTCTCCGTCGCGCTGTTGGCGGCCGCGGTCGCGTGGGTGCCCCACTGGCCCGAGATGGGTGCGCGCTACGACGCACCGAGCGGTGCACCCGGTGCCGCCCCGGCACCTGCCGCCGCCGCCCCGGCTGCGCCGCACGGCGGCGACGCACAGCACGGCCAGGACGGCCAGGACGGCCAGGACGGCGTGGCCGGAGCGGACGGAGCGGGCGGCGTCGACGGCGCGGTCGACGGCGACGCCCAGCGCGCGCTGTGGCGCGCGATCGACGAGGGCCGCGACCCGACGGCCGACCCGGCCCCCTAG